Proteins from a genomic interval of Deltaproteobacteria bacterium:
- a CDS encoding KpsF/GutQ family sugar-phosphate isomerase, producing the protein MTTDKTISTAKRVLKTEADAISGLARRLDKNFSKAIDLILNSGGKVVITGMGKSGLICKKIAATFASTGTPAFFLHPAEGVHGDLGMLMKGDVVIAVSNSGETEEIIRILPLIKRMGVKLIAMTGDLKSNLAKAGDVVIDIAVKEEACPLGLAPTASTTAALAMGDALAVALLEKKGFKERDFALLHPAGSLGKRLLKIDKLMHTGKDIPLVNINASMKDAILEITAKRLGITAVLDKNNRLAGVITDGDLRRALEKGGDILNKEIKDVMTKNPKKIEKGAFAESALKVMEDYSITTLFVYEGKKEDRVAGVIHLQDLLKAGVV; encoded by the coding sequence ATGACTACCGACAAAACCATCTCAACCGCAAAACGAGTTTTAAAAACAGAGGCGGATGCCATATCCGGTCTTGCAAGAAGGCTTGATAAAAATTTTTCAAAGGCAATTGACCTTATATTAAATTCCGGAGGCAAGGTCGTCATAACCGGCATGGGCAAGAGCGGGCTTATATGCAAGAAGATTGCGGCCACCTTTGCCTCAACAGGCACCCCTGCATTTTTTCTGCATCCTGCCGAAGGCGTTCACGGCGACCTCGGTATGCTTATGAAAGGCGATGTGGTTATTGCGGTCTCCAACAGCGGTGAGACAGAGGAGATAATAAGGATACTTCCCCTGATAAAAAGGATGGGCGTAAAACTCATTGCAATGACCGGCGATCTGAAATCAAACCTTGCAAAGGCAGGCGATGTTGTCATTGATATAGCTGTAAAAGAAGAGGCGTGTCCTCTTGGTCTTGCGCCTACCGCCTCTACAACCGCCGCTCTGGCTATGGGCGATGCCCTTGCAGTTGCGCTGCTTGAAAAAAAAGGTTTCAAAGAAAGAGATTTTGCGCTGCTCCATCCAGCAGGAAGCCTTGGCAAAAGGCTTTTAAAAATAGATAAACTCATGCATACAGGCAAAGACATCCCGCTTGTTAATATCAATGCGTCAATGAAGGATGCCATATTGGAGATAACTGCAAAAAGGCTCGGCATAACAGCCGTGCTTGATAAGAATAACCGCCTTGCCGGCGTTATAACAGACGGGGATTTGAGAAGGGCGTTGGAAAAAGGTGGAGATATACTTAATAAAGAGATTAAGGATGTAATGACCAAAAATCCAAAAAAGATAGAAAAGGGCGCCTTCGCAGAGTCCGCATTAAAGGTGATGGAGGATTATTCAATAACCACCCTCTTTGTCTATGAAGGTAAAAAAGAGGATAGGGTTGCGGGTGTTATCCATTTGCAGGACCTGCTGAAGGCAGGGGTGGTATAA
- the kdsA gene encoding 3-deoxy-8-phosphooctulonate synthase, whose amino-acid sequence MMRKIKIGNITIGGNAPFVLIAGPCVIEDKKTTLAIAGRLRGIAGRLKIPLIFKASYDKANRTSVKSYRGPGLEKGLEVLAEVKKRFNLPVLTDVHCKGDVKEVAEVADIIQIPAFLCRQTDLILEAAGTGRIINIKKGQFLAPWDVGQVIDKAVSTGNKNIIITERGASFGYNNLIVDFRAIPLIREMGYPVIFDATHSVQIPGGLGSASGGERDMVEYLARAAVAVGVDGIFMEVHPNPDKALCDGPNSVSLYNLLGLLKQLKELDRVVKRL is encoded by the coding sequence ATTATGAGAAAAATAAAGATCGGTAACATAACCATCGGCGGCAATGCCCCTTTTGTCTTGATAGCAGGACCATGCGTCATAGAAGATAAAAAGACAACCCTTGCCATTGCAGGCAGGCTCAGGGGCATTGCCGGAAGGCTCAAGATACCCCTTATATTCAAAGCCTCGTATGACAAGGCAAACAGGACATCCGTCAAATCATACAGAGGACCTGGGCTTGAAAAAGGGCTTGAGGTATTGGCAGAGGTAAAAAAGAGATTTAATCTGCCGGTTCTTACAGATGTCCATTGCAAAGGGGATGTAAAAGAGGTTGCAGAGGTGGCGGATATTATCCAGATACCCGCGTTCCTTTGCAGGCAGACAGATTTGATATTAGAGGCAGCAGGGACAGGCAGGATTATAAATATCAAAAAAGGACAGTTTCTCGCGCCGTGGGATGTAGGGCAGGTAATTGATAAGGCTGTCTCCACTGGAAATAAAAATATAATCATTACTGAAAGAGGCGCATCCTTTGGCTACAACAACCTTATTGTTGATTTCAGGGCAATCCCTCTGATTAGAGAAATGGGGTATCCTGTGATATTTGACGCAACCCACAGCGTTCAGATTCCGGGCGGACTTGGCAGCGCATCAGGCGGAGAAAGGGATATGGTGGAATATCTCGCAAGGGCTGCTGTTGCAGTAGGTGTTGACGGCATATTCATGGAGGTTCACCCAAATCCTGATAAGGCTTTATGTGATGGCCCGAATTCGGTGAGTCTTTATAATCTTCTGGGGCTGTTGAAACAGTTGAAAGAATTGGATAGGGTGGTGAAACGATTATGA
- the folK gene encoding 2-amino-4-hydroxy-6-hydroxymethyldihydropteridine diphosphokinase, which produces MSHTVFISIGSNIGDRLGNCRKAIERIVDSKNIKLVKMSSFYETEPWGEIEQDWFINCVVKIETSLDAKALLALLQDIEKGLGRNRIKKGGPRVIDLDILFFNRDITEIKEIIIPHPLLHKRRFVLTPASEIAPDFIHPVLKKRAADLLRELDDNKKVIRLNI; this is translated from the coding sequence ATGTCTCATACTGTCTTTATCAGCATAGGTTCAAATATCGGCGACAGGCTTGGGAACTGCAGGAAGGCTATAGAGCGTATAGTTGATAGTAAAAATATAAAGTTGGTAAAGATGTCTTCTTTTTATGAAACAGAACCGTGGGGTGAGATAGAGCAGGACTGGTTTATAAATTGTGTGGTTAAGATTGAGACGTCTCTTGATGCAAAGGCATTATTAGCCCTGCTTCAAGATATAGAAAAGGGGCTTGGAAGAAACAGGATAAAAAAAGGCGGGCCAAGGGTTATTGATCTGGATATCCTTTTCTTTAACAGGGATATAACAGAGATAAAAGAAATCATTATCCCGCACCCGCTGCTTCATAAGAGAAGGTTTGTTTTGACTCCGGCAAGCGAGATAGCCCCGGATTTTATTCATCCTGTTTTAAAGAAAAGAGCGGCTGACTTGTTGAGAGAGTTAGACGATAATAAAAAGGTTATTCGCCTGAATATATGA
- a CDS encoding LL-diaminopimelate aminotransferase: MSENYIQDLFADRIGSSAFGKETKIYKFEKIKRAKAAARKACPNVELLDFGVGEPDEMAFPMVVEALKIECAKSENRGYADNGIQELKDAAVKYMERVYGVKGIDPVKEALHSIGSKSALAMLPSVFINPGDVALVTVPGYPILATHTRWCGGRVVNLPLTEENNFLPNIDAVNKDDLKRAKLLYINYPNNPTGAAATIDFFKNCVEFAHKNNIIVVHDAAYAAISFNGKPLSFLSVDGAKDVGIELHSFSKAFNMTGWRIAFVVGNEKIISAFGHVKDNYDSGQFIAIQKAGVYALEHPEMTEKISVKYKRRLEMMVEALKSAGFSAKMLQGSFYLYVGAPKGIKSGARFNTAEDVSEYLITEKLISTVPWDDVGHYLRFSATFAAKNEEDERRVVAEMKKRLGELELVF, from the coding sequence GTGTCTGAGAATTACATCCAGGATCTTTTCGCTGATAGGATAGGCAGTTCCGCCTTTGGTAAGGAGACAAAGATCTATAAATTTGAAAAAATAAAGAGGGCAAAGGCAGCAGCCAGGAAGGCTTGTCCCAATGTTGAACTCCTTGATTTCGGCGTCGGCGAACCTGATGAGATGGCATTTCCGATGGTTGTGGAGGCGTTAAAGATTGAATGCGCCAAGTCTGAAAACAGGGGCTATGCAGACAACGGAATTCAGGAACTGAAAGACGCTGCTGTAAAATACATGGAAAGGGTATATGGTGTAAAGGGGATAGACCCTGTTAAGGAGGCTCTTCACTCCATCGGCTCAAAGTCTGCCCTTGCAATGCTCCCGTCAGTATTTATAAATCCCGGAGATGTGGCATTGGTTACTGTTCCGGGGTATCCTATCCTTGCCACGCATACCCGGTGGTGCGGCGGCAGGGTAGTTAATCTGCCGTTAACAGAGGAGAATAATTTTTTACCCAATATTGATGCTGTAAATAAAGATGATTTAAAAAGGGCAAAACTCCTTTATATAAATTATCCTAATAATCCGACAGGCGCAGCGGCAACAATTGATTTTTTTAAAAATTGCGTAGAGTTTGCCCATAAAAACAATATTATTGTTGTGCATGATGCTGCATACGCCGCCATCAGCTTTAACGGTAAGCCATTATCTTTTTTGTCAGTTGACGGCGCAAAAGATGTTGGCATAGAATTGCATTCATTTTCAAAGGCATTCAATATGACAGGGTGGAGGATTGCATTCGTTGTCGGCAACGAAAAAATAATCAGCGCCTTTGGCCATGTGAAGGATAATTATGACTCAGGCCAGTTTATTGCAATACAGAAGGCAGGGGTGTATGCTCTGGAACACCCGGAGATGACTGAAAAAATTTCCGTAAAATATAAGAGAAGACTTGAGATGATGGTGGAGGCCCTCAAATCAGCGGGCTTTTCTGCAAAAATGCTGCAAGGTTCATTCTATCTGTATGTCGGGGCGCCAAAAGGTATTAAGAGCGGCGCAAGGTTCAATACAGCCGAGGATGTATCTGAATACCTTATTACAGAAAAACTCATATCAACTGTCCCATGGGATGATGTCGGGCATTACTTAAGATTTTCAGCCACCTTTGCCGCAAAGAATGAGGAGGATGAGAGAAGGGTTGTTGCAGAGATGAAGAAGAGGTTGGGGGAACTGGAGTTGGTGTTTTAA
- a CDS encoding fumarylacetoacetate hydrolase family protein: MKLARILKDGLIRCGIVEGEDVVEIEGGIFGSLKKTSVSHKLNSIKLLAPCEPSKIVAIGLNYKAHAVEFNKPLPEEPMIFMKPPTAVIGPGDEIIYPHHMSRQVDYEGELAIVIGKKAHMIRKEDAMAYILGYTCINDVTARDLQGKDIQYIRAKGFDTFAPIGPWIETDLNPDNIRIETYLNEEKRQDTFTHDMIFDVYHLLSFVSHVMTLLPGDVIATGTPSGIGKMKPGDKVEVRIEGIGSLVNTVR, from the coding sequence TTGAAACTTGCAAGGATTTTGAAGGATGGTTTAATAAGATGCGGTATTGTTGAAGGGGAAGATGTTGTTGAGATAGAAGGGGGTATTTTTGGCAGCTTGAAAAAAACCTCTGTCAGTCACAAACTCAACTCCATAAAACTCCTTGCGCCATGCGAACCTTCAAAGATTGTTGCAATAGGGTTAAATTACAAGGCCCATGCAGTAGAGTTTAACAAACCGCTGCCGGAAGAGCCCATGATATTCATGAAACCACCTACTGCTGTGATAGGGCCGGGTGATGAAATCATCTATCCACATCATATGTCAAGGCAGGTGGATTATGAAGGCGAACTGGCGATTGTCATCGGCAAAAAAGCTCACATGATAAGGAAGGAGGACGCAATGGCCTATATACTGGGCTATACCTGCATAAACGATGTTACAGCGCGGGATTTGCAGGGCAAGGATATCCAGTACATAAGGGCAAAGGGATTTGACACATTTGCGCCTATTGGACCGTGGATAGAAACTGATTTAAATCCGGATAATATCCGCATAGAGACATATCTTAACGAAGAAAAGAGGCAGGATACATTTACGCACGATATGATATTTGATGTTTATCATTTACTATCTTTTGTGTCTCATGTAATGACCCTTCTCCCCGGCGATGTGATTGCTACAGGCACGCCTTCAGGCATAGGAAAGATGAAACCGGGGGATAAGGTTGAGGTCAGGATAGAGGGGATAGGAAGTCTGGTAAATACAGTAAGGTAG
- a CDS encoding argininosuccinate synthase, giving the protein MGSIKKVVLAYSGGLDTSVIIKWLIENYNCEVIAFAADLGQGEELTPLKKKAIATGAKKIYIKDLKEEFVRDFIFPMLRAGAVYEGKYLLGTSIARPLIAKAQMEVAKKERADAVSHGATGKGNDQVRFELTYYAFDPHIKVIAPWREWDMKSRTDLIDYAERHGIPVTATKAKPYSSDRNLFHISFEGGILEDPWAPPPEDMFVLSVSPERAPDKKAYVEIDFKDGDPVAVDGKKIAPARLLAELNKLGGKNGIGRVDVVENRYVGMKSRGVYETPGGTILHAARRAVESITMDREVMHLRDSLIMRYSELVYYGYWYSPEREMLQKMIDEAAKGVTGTARIKLYKGNCDVVGRKSNRSLYHPDFATFEEDVIYDQKDAEGFIKLNALRLKIKAMVGKNIKRR; this is encoded by the coding sequence ATGGGCAGTATTAAGAAGGTTGTTTTGGCCTATTCAGGCGGGCTTGACACATCGGTTATAATAAAATGGCTTATAGAAAATTATAACTGCGAGGTCATTGCCTTTGCCGCTGATCTGGGGCAGGGAGAGGAGTTGACGCCGCTTAAGAAAAAGGCCATAGCCACAGGCGCAAAGAAGATTTATATAAAAGACCTGAAAGAGGAGTTTGTAAGGGATTTTATCTTTCCGATGCTCCGTGCAGGCGCTGTTTATGAAGGGAAATACTTGCTTGGCACATCCATAGCAAGGCCGCTCATTGCAAAGGCGCAGATGGAGGTTGCGAAAAAGGAAAGGGCTGATGCAGTATCTCACGGCGCAACAGGAAAGGGTAATGACCAGGTAAGATTTGAACTTACATATTATGCATTTGACCCGCACATAAAGGTTATAGCGCCGTGGCGCGAATGGGATATGAAATCAAGGACAGACTTGATAGATTACGCAGAGAGGCACGGCATCCCTGTTACTGCAACAAAGGCAAAGCCGTATAGCTCGGACAGAAACCTGTTTCATATAAGTTTTGAAGGCGGCATACTTGAAGACCCATGGGCTCCTCCGCCTGAGGATATGTTTGTATTGAGTGTATCGCCGGAAAGGGCACCGGATAAGAAGGCATATGTTGAGATAGATTTCAAGGACGGAGATCCAGTTGCAGTGGACGGCAAAAAAATTGCGCCTGCAAGGCTTCTTGCAGAGTTGAATAAGCTTGGCGGGAAAAATGGCATAGGGAGAGTAGATGTAGTGGAGAACCGCTATGTGGGCATGAAGAGCAGGGGCGTGTATGAAACGCCGGGCGGCACAATACTCCATGCGGCGCGAAGGGCTGTAGAATCTATTACAATGGACAGGGAGGTAATGCACCTCAGGGACAGCCTCATAATGCGATACTCAGAACTGGTCTATTACGGATACTGGTATTCACCTGAAAGGGAGATGCTTCAAAAGATGATAGATGAGGCTGCAAAAGGGGTGACGGGAACTGCAAGGATAAAACTCTATAAGGGTAACTGTGATGTTGTCGGCAGAAAATCAAACCGATCCCTTTATCATCCTGATTTTGCCACATTTGAAGAGGATGTTATATATGACCAGAAGGATGCAGAGGGTTTTATAAAACTTAATGCCTTGCGCTTGAAGATAAAGGCGATGGTGGGGAAGAACATAAAAAGGAGATGA
- the argF gene encoding ornithine carbamoyltransferase: MDKKNLLTIFDLTKEEIVAVFEKAAILKGRQKRGIPYQPLTGKTLGLIFEKASTRTRVSFEAAMYQMGGHAVFISHKDSQIGRGEPVKDTARVLSRYLDGIVIRTFGHDMVEEFAKYSSVPVINGLTNLHHPCQALADIFTVIEKKGGYKGLKAAWIGDGNNMANSWIEAASRLGFDLMLACPDGYWPDKKILEKAKKETKSNIAIVKNPKEAAKDADVLNTDVWASMGQEDEAEKRKKAFQGYQIDSGLLKLAKKDAIVMHCLPAHREEEITDEVIEGSQSVIFDQAENRLHVQKVILEMLLTGGEDFHGQY, encoded by the coding sequence ATGGATAAAAAAAATCTTCTGACTATCTTTGACTTAACTAAGGAAGAGATAGTCGCCGTCTTTGAGAAGGCCGCTATTTTAAAGGGCAGACAGAAGAGAGGCATTCCGTATCAGCCTTTAACAGGCAAGACCCTGGGTCTTATCTTTGAGAAGGCATCAACAAGGACACGGGTTTCCTTTGAGGCTGCGATGTATCAGATGGGCGGTCATGCTGTATTTATAAGCCACAAGGATTCTCAGATAGGGAGGGGAGAACCCGTAAAAGATACTGCAAGGGTTTTGTCAAGATATTTGGATGGCATTGTAATAAGGACATTTGGCCATGATATGGTGGAGGAGTTTGCAAAATATTCTTCAGTCCCGGTTATAAACGGTCTTACGAATTTGCATCATCCGTGTCAGGCTCTGGCGGATATCTTTACTGTTATAGAAAAAAAAGGGGGATATAAAGGGCTTAAGGCCGCATGGATCGGCGACGGCAACAACATGGCTAATTCATGGATTGAAGCGGCGTCAAGGCTTGGTTTTGATTTGATGCTTGCCTGCCCTGACGGGTATTGGCCTGACAAAAAGATTTTGGAAAAGGCAAAAAAAGAGACAAAATCAAATATAGCGATTGTAAAGAATCCGAAAGAGGCCGCAAAGGATGCGGATGTCCTGAATACAGATGTCTGGGCCAGCATGGGTCAGGAAGATGAGGCGGAAAAGCGGAAAAAGGCATTTCAGGGCTATCAGATAGATTCGGGATTGTTAAAACTTGCAAAAAAAGACGCCATTGTTATGCACTGTCTCCCTGCGCATAGGGAAGAAGAAATTACAGATGAGGTGATAGAAGGAAGTCAATCTGTTATCTTTGATCAGGCGGAAAACAGGCTGCATGTGCAGAAGGTGATACTGGAGATGCTGTTAACAGGAGGGGAGGATTTTCATGGGCAGTATTAA
- a CDS encoding aspartate aminotransferase family protein, translating to MNTQEIINLTGKYITNTYNRFPIVITKGKGCKVWDVDGKEYLDFVAGIAVCNLGHCHPKVVKAIQEQAERLIHISNLYYIEPQARLAELLCKNSFAQKAFFCNSGAEANEAAIKLIRKYFKDKNEDKFQIITMEQSFHGRTMATLAATGQKKFQQGFEPLLEKFIYVPFDNVGAVADAITSQTAAVMVEPIQGEGGVNIPSDNYLKELKALCKGKGLLLIFDEVQVGMGRTGKLFAYEHYDVTPDIMTLAKGLAGGVAIGAMLATDEVAKSFVPGTHASTFGGNPLVTAAGIAAIKAVLEEGMLENCRKVGNYLIKRLEGLKAKYSFIKEVRGKGLIIGMELNISGADIVKGCMEKGVLINCTSDKILRFIPPLVVTENEVDEMFMILEEVLKGVKV from the coding sequence GTGAATACGCAGGAAATCATAAACCTAACCGGCAAATACATTACAAATACCTACAATCGTTTTCCTATTGTCATTACAAAAGGCAAGGGATGCAAGGTCTGGGATGTGGACGGCAAGGAATATCTGGACTTTGTGGCAGGGATTGCCGTGTGCAACCTCGGACACTGCCATCCAAAGGTTGTAAAGGCAATTCAGGAGCAGGCAGAGAGGCTCATCCATATATCTAATCTTTATTATATTGAGCCGCAGGCAAGGCTTGCTGAACTCCTTTGCAAGAACTCATTTGCCCAAAAGGCATTTTTCTGCAACTCAGGCGCAGAGGCTAACGAAGCTGCGATAAAGCTTATAAGGAAATACTTTAAGGATAAGAATGAAGACAAGTTTCAGATAATTACAATGGAACAGTCTTTTCATGGAAGGACAATGGCAACACTTGCGGCAACAGGCCAGAAGAAGTTTCAGCAAGGATTTGAACCATTGCTTGAGAAATTCATCTATGTGCCTTTTGATAATGTTGGCGCAGTGGCAGATGCCATAACTTCGCAGACTGCTGCTGTTATGGTTGAACCGATTCAGGGCGAGGGCGGGGTAAATATTCCGTCGGATAATTATCTGAAAGAGTTAAAAGCGCTCTGTAAGGGAAAAGGCTTGCTCCTCATATTTGACGAGGTTCAGGTTGGTATGGGACGCACGGGAAAGTTATTTGCTTATGAGCATTATGACGTAACACCCGATATTATGACACTTGCAAAGGGTCTGGCAGGCGGCGTTGCCATAGGCGCAATGCTTGCAACAGATGAGGTGGCAAAGAGTTTTGTTCCGGGAACCCATGCATCTACATTCGGAGGGAATCCGCTTGTAACAGCGGCAGGTATCGCGGCAATTAAGGCAGTATTGGAAGAAGGCATGTTGGAAAATTGCCGTAAGGTCGGCAATTATCTTATTAAAAGATTGGAAGGATTAAAGGCGAAATATTCGTTTATAAAAGAGGTCAGAGGGAAGGGATTGATTATAGGGATGGAGCTGAATATTTCCGGAGCGGATATTGTAAAAGGGTGCATGGAAAAGGGGGTTTTAATAAACTGTACTTCCGATAAGATACTGCGCTTTATCCCTCCGCTTGTGGTTACAGAGAATGAGGTTGATGAGATGTTCATGATACTGGAAGAGGTATTAAAAGGTGTAAAGGTATGA
- a CDS encoding type II toxin-antitoxin system HicB family antitoxin: MIFHVTLEHAEDGWIVVECPALPGCVSQGKNEEEAIENIKEAITAWLWAEDQKAVSALPKKVVQQQIVVAV; the protein is encoded by the coding sequence ATGATATTTCATGTAACCCTTGAGCATGCTGAGGACGGATGGATTGTTGTGGAATGCCCGGCTCTTCCGGGCTGCGTTTCTCAGGGTAAGAATGAAGAAGAGGCCATTGAGAACATCAAGGAGGCCATAACAGCCTGGTTATGGGCCGAAGACCAGAAAGCCGTCTCTGCCTTGCCTAAAAAGGTTGTTCAGCAGCAAATTGTTGTGGCAGTGTAG
- a CDS encoding DUF2442 domain-containing protein translates to MYVGVKNVRPLSDFKLAITFENGTEKLFDAKPYLENGIFRELKDEKLFNSVHVSFDTVEWDNGADLDPELLFAESR, encoded by the coding sequence ATGTATGTCGGTGTAAAAAACGTTCGCCCTTTATCGGATTTCAAGCTTGCCATTACCTTTGAAAACGGTACAGAAAAACTATTTGATGCAAAACCTTATCTTGAGAACGGCATTTTCAGGGAATTGAAGGACGAGAAGCTTTTTAATTCAGTCCACGTAAGCTTTGATACCGTAGAATGGGACAACGGAGCGGATTTAGACCCTGAACTGCTGTTTGCTGAAAGCAGGTGA
- a CDS encoding DUF4160 domain-containing protein, translating into MPTISMFYGIIIRMYCGKAEHNPPHFHAYYQEYKAIVDITSCEIIDGNLPAKQAKLVLAWAELHKDELTADWELASKGELPFKIEPLK; encoded by the coding sequence ATGCCTACTATAAGTATGTTTTACGGAATCATTATCAGGATGTATTGCGGAAAGGCTGAGCACAACCCGCCGCATTTTCATGCATACTATCAGGAGTATAAGGCAATAGTGGATATAACATCGTGTGAAATCATTGACGGAAATCTGCCTGCAAAGCAGGCAAAACTTGTCTTGGCGTGGGCGGAGCTTCACAAAGATGAGTTAACCGCTGACTGGGAGCTGGCTTCAAAAGGCGAGTTGCCTTTTAAGATAGAACCACTCAAATAA
- the prmC gene encoding peptide chain release factor N(5)-glutamine methyltransferase produces MACAAEKIWTISETLLWAEEYLAGYNVPDAKIETEYLLAHALDCKRTELYLNHENHLSDYVLQEFIGFVERRIKREPSQYIIGEQEFWGLGFKVTRDVLIPRPETEILVEEAIKTVTSEQWPVVSKNIRNHSPLILDLCTGSGCIAISLAKEIPGCKVYAIDISERALDVAMENAERHDVAGRITFLQGNMFEPLNGLNIKADIIVSNPPYISKDEMKKIEPEISQYEPAGALYGGDDGLDFYRRIIAESPAYLAKGGYLMLEMGYGQAEEIKKLIKQNNVFEQIDIKKDLAGIDRVIKAQRKG; encoded by the coding sequence ATGGCATGTGCTGCTGAGAAAATCTGGACAATAAGTGAAACCCTATTATGGGCAGAAGAATATCTTGCAGGCTATAATGTTCCTGATGCAAAGATAGAGACCGAGTATCTCCTTGCTCATGCGCTTGACTGCAAAAGGACGGAGCTTTATTTAAATCATGAGAACCATCTTTCTGATTATGTCTTGCAAGAATTTATTGGTTTTGTTGAGCGGAGGATAAAAAGAGAGCCGTCCCAATATATAATCGGCGAGCAGGAATTTTGGGGACTTGGATTTAAGGTTACAAGGGATGTTCTGATACCAAGGCCTGAGACTGAAATTTTGGTGGAAGAAGCGATAAAGACAGTGACCAGTGAACAGTGGCCAGTGGTCAGTAAAAATATTAGAAACCACTCACCGCTCATTTTAGACCTCTGCACCGGCAGCGGCTGTATAGCTATCTCCCTTGCAAAGGAGATTCCGGGTTGCAAAGTATATGCAATTGATATATCGGAAAGGGCTCTGGACGTGGCAATGGAGAATGCTGAAAGACATGATGTTGCCGGCAGAATAACCTTTTTACAAGGCAACATGTTTGAACCGTTGAACGGCCTGAATATAAAAGCCGATATAATTGTTTCCAATCCGCCTTATATTTCAAAGGATGAGATGAAGAAGATAGAGCCGGAGATATCTCAGTATGAACCGGCCGGGGCGCTTTACGGCGGAGATGACGGCCTTGATTTCTACCGAAGGATTATCGCTGAGTCGCCGGCATATCTTGCAAAAGGCGGTTATCTCATGCTTGAGATGGGTTACGGCCAGGCAGAGGAGATAAAAAAGTTAATAAAACAGAACAATGTTTTTGAGCAGATAGATATCAAAAAAGACCTTGCAGGGATAGACAGGGTAATAAAGGCACAGAGAAAAGGATAG
- the argB gene encoding acetylglutamate kinase, translating to MQRYIQKIETLLESLPYIRQFYGKTIVIKYGGHAMVEERLKQSFARDIILMKYVGLNPVIVHGGGPQIGEFLKKLGKESRFVKGIRITDEETMDVVEMVLVGKVNKEIVGLINHFGGKAVGLSGKDGGLIKASKLKNKGEDMGMVGEVKSVNPKVIETLDRDKFIPVIAPVGVGDDGKTYNINADNVAGKIAAALKAEKLILLTDVQGVFDKNKKLISAMDTTHAKKLIKSGAASGGMIPKLECCLDALKGGVYKAHIVDGRVEHAVLLEVFTDAGIGTEIMRVVSKK from the coding sequence ATGCAAAGATACATCCAAAAAATAGAAACGCTTCTTGAGTCATTGCCGTATATCCGGCAGTTTTACGGCAAGACCATTGTCATAAAATACGGCGGTCATGCAATGGTGGAGGAGAGGCTCAAACAGAGCTTTGCCAGGGATATAATACTCATGAAGTATGTTGGCCTCAATCCTGTCATTGTGCATGGCGGCGGGCCGCAGATTGGCGAGTTTTTGAAAAAACTCGGCAAAGAATCCAGGTTTGTAAAAGGGATACGGATTACCGATGAAGAGACCATGGATGTTGTGGAGATGGTTCTTGTCGGCAAGGTTAATAAAGAGATAGTGGGGCTTATCAATCATTTCGGCGGAAAGGCGGTGGGGCTCAGCGGCAAGGATGGCGGACTCATAAAGGCAAGTAAGTTAAAGAATAAGGGTGAAGACATGGGTATGGTAGGCGAGGTTAAATCAGTCAATCCAAAAGTTATAGAAACACTTGACCGCGATAAATTTATACCTGTCATAGCCCCTGTTGGTGTTGGCGATGATGGTAAGACATACAACATAAATGCGGACAATGTGGCCGGAAAGATAGCTGCTGCGCTGAAGGCGGAGAAACTGATACTTCTGACGGATGTGCAGGGAGTTTTTGATAAAAATAAAAAACTTATATCAGCAATGGATACTACCCATGCAAAGAAGCTTATAAAATCAGGCGCGGCCTCAGGAGGCATGATTCCAAAGCTGGAATGCTGTTTGGACGCCTTAAAAGGCGGGGTATACAAAGCCCACATAGTAGACGGCCGTGTTGAACATGCGGTTTTGCTGGAGGTGTTTACAGACGCAGGGATCGGGACGGAGATTATGCGGGTAGTAAGTAAGAAGTAA